A genomic stretch from Plutella xylostella chromosome 14, ilPluXylo3.1, whole genome shotgun sequence includes:
- the LOC105392342 gene encoding centrosomal protein of 97 kDa: MDEEKTETLDLSRRGLKKIEKATAEESTTVINLILDQNELQRLDNLDTYSRVENLSICNNFLLRMHGVSRMTNIRVLALNNNGILQIEGLKDLIYLKVLKLAGNNIKSIEHLNNNMHIEHLDLSNNQISFVADISYMKSLKNLNLERNRIADLRQCDRYLPPALAQLGLAHNNIQDLNEVSHLVHLTQLEGLTVQGNPCVSMSGKDKVGFDYRPFVLNWIMSVKSIDGFGVSAIESLKAEWLYSQGKGRHFRAGQQRELGAYLAATCPLTAESLDTEDQRKLRLILSKAQHHQQQLKEHTPSPVKSKLQSPRMQSRITPRHMGRSPDRMSSSYHSPVTSSDARPVTSDRVTSDLHRVTSASAMTQSCDAAAFADTAFSEKRDREAHTTPQQQQQQIPTHQPNKPVNQNLEAASKMVPVPESLMSPDYQDPIYDIQKPRVLPGGMVSNTSSSNSSIVEEKRQIVQPNSINKNHKSSPKLSKSATSSPKLRSKLEQRKNSLTPRENGKVNGVADRVEEKEKGTQRRTVKAEETSAAITIQRMWRGYRSRSLNKDTLRILHAIQACRARQHIQRLTCDMEATKAALDSERKIQQLQMQAINALWKKVSTIQDSQKKSSECDDNTEVLKQLTETCFNLQSQVVELQGCMQQVLRAVSRSSATPVATQTDICAVITPQEDRCTWLKRPQSLPLATSTVPAPPPLHDMQHKTEPLDLDTADVERTESNIEEIQTDQSEQEKLEPTEQNTISEHKDTNVTTD, encoded by the exons ATGG ACGAAGAAAAAACGGAAACCCTGGATCTATCGAGGCGTGGATTAAAGAAAATAGAGAAAGCGACTGCCGAGGAATCAACGAcagttattaatttaatccTCGATCAAAATGAATTACAACGTCTCGACAACCTGGACACATACAGCCGAGTCGAGAAT TTGTCAATCTGCAATAACTTCCTTCTCCGCATGCACGGAGTGTCCCGGATGACAAACATCAGAGTCCTCGCCCTGAACAATAATGGGATCCTACAAATTGAGGGATTGAAGGACTTGATCTacttaaaagtattaaaactAGCTG GTAACAACATAAAGTCGATCGAGCACCTGAACAACAACATGCACATTGAGCACCTAGACTTGTCCAACAACCAGATCTCCTTCGTGGCCGACATCTCCTATATGAAGAGCTTAAAg AATCTAAACCTAGAGCGCAACCGCATAGCCGACCTGCGGCAGTGCGACCGCTACCTGCCGCCCGCGCTCGCGCAGCTCGGGCTCGCCCACAACAACATACAGGACCTGAACGAAGTGTCCCACCTTGTGCACTTGACCCAGCTCGAGGGGCTGACCGTGCAGGGCAACCCGTGTGTGAGCATGAGCGGGAAGGATAAAGT AGGTTTCGACTACCGGCCATTTGTTCTGAACTGGATCATGAGCGTCAAGTCTATTGATGGATTCGGCGTCAGCGCCATTGAAAg TTTAAAAGCGGAATGGCTGTACAGCCAGGGCAAGGGGCGGCACTTCCGAGCGGGCCAGCAGCGCGAGCTCGGCGCCTACCTCGCCGCCACCTGCCCGCTCACTGCCGAGTCACTGGATACTGAGGACCAGAGGAAACTGAGGCTTATACTCAGCAAG GCGCAGCACCATCAACAGCAGTTGAAGGAGCACACCCCCAGTCCCGTCAAGTCTAAATTGCAGTCGCCGAGGATGCAAT CCCGCATAACCCCCCGCCACATGGGCCGCTCGCCCGACCGCATGTCGTCATCCTACCACTCGCCAGTGACGTCATCTGACGCACGCCCCGTGACGTCAGACCGAGTGACGTCAGACCTGCACCGAGTGACGTCAGCCAGCGCCATGACGCAGAGCTGTGACGCCGCCGCGTTCGCTGATACTGCGTTCAGTGAGAAACGGGATAGAG AAGCCCACACAACaccacaacaacaacaacaacaaataccAACACATCAACCAAACAAGCCAGTGAACCAAAACTTAGAAGCTGCGTCCAAAATGGTCCCCGTACCAGAATCCCTCATGAGCCCTGACTACCAAGACCCCATCTATGACATTCAAAAACCTCGCGTATTACCTGGCGGTATGGTCTCTAATACCTCGTCAAGCAACAGCAGCATAGTCGAAGAGAAACGGCAGATAGTCCAACCGAATAGTATAAATAAGAACCATAAATCGTCGCCGAAGTTGAGCAAAAGTGCGACTTCTAGCCCGAAGTTAAGGTCTAAATTGGAGCAAAGGAAGAATAGCCTTACGCCGCGGGAGAATGGAAAGGTTAATGGGGTGGCTGACAGGGTCGAAGAGAAGGAAAAAG GTACACAAAGGCGCACAGTCAAAGCCGAAGAGACGTCAGCGGCCATCACGATCCAGCGAATGTGGCGCGGCTACCGCAGCCGCAGCCTCAACAAGGACACGTTGCGGATATTACACGCCATCCAGGCGTGCCGCGCGAGGCAGCACATACA GCGGTTAACGTGCGACATGGAGGCGACCAAAGCGGCGCTGGACAGCGAGCGCAAGATTCAGCAGCTGCAGATGCAGGCCATCAACGCGCTGTGGAAGAAAGTCTCCACTATTCAGG ATTCACAAAAGAAGTCTTCGGAATGTGATGACAACACGGAGGTGTTGAAACAGCTGACGGAGACTTGCTTCAACCTTCAGAGCCAG GTGGTAGAGCTACAAGGCTGCATGCAGCAAGTGTTGCGAGCGGTGTCCAGAAGCAGCGCCACGCCCGTCGCCACGCAGACGGATATATGTGCCGTTATTACTCCTCAG GAGGACCGCTGCACGTGGCTGAAGCGTCCCCAATCTCTGCCTCTCGCCACCTCGACCgtgcccgcgccgccgccactgCACGATATGCAACACAAAAC cGAACCACTAGACCTCGATACGGCAGACGTCGAGCGAACAGAATCGAACATCGAAGAGATACAGACAGACCAAAGTGAACAAGAAAAACTCGAGCCAACAGAACAAAACACAATATCGGAACACAAAGATACCAATGTCACAACCGACTGA